A window of Fluoribacter dumoffii NY 23 contains these coding sequences:
- a CDS encoding toxin-antitoxin system TumE family protein: MKDVGLETLLALDGTEYTEENGYWYKIEAFLIEPTEERPHGIRYNLTLHDNHNQRILGFDNAHGIKVKGSGRYSGRIIKYDHVHTSISDKGTPYEFESAEQLLKDFFKEVNSIIQLLNNGDKK, translated from the coding sequence ATGAAGGATGTAGGACTAGAAACATTACTTGCATTAGATGGTACAGAATACACAGAGGAAAATGGCTATTGGTATAAAATCGAGGCTTTTTTAATTGAGCCAACTGAAGAGCGGCCTCACGGTATTAGATATAATTTAACTCTTCATGATAATCACAATCAGCGGATTTTAGGTTTTGATAACGCACATGGAATTAAAGTTAAGGGAAGTGGTCGGTACTCTGGACGTATTATAAAGTATGATCATGTTCATACATCAATAAGTGATAAGGGAACTCCTTATGAGTTTGAGAGTGCTGAGCAACTTCTAAAAGACTTTTTTAAAGAAGTGAATTCAATTATTCAACTATTGAATAATGGAGATAAAAAATGA